In one window of Phalacrocorax aristotelis chromosome W, bGulAri2.1, whole genome shotgun sequence DNA:
- the LOC142049782 gene encoding scaffold attachment factor B1-like isoform X1, with product MAESQSAAGQGESASLGGSGASSSESENRRRLSELRVIDLRAELKRRNLDSGGNKSVLMERLRKAIEEEGGNPDEIPVVSENIMKKTPKRSSKGRRPDEEGVEDNGLEEDSGDGQEDIEASLDNLQDIDMMDISVLDEAEIDNGNAVDCGEDYSADNILDSLSDSKENADAELKELPDQPTEYAVGNLEASPQFSEIKEESREIPVVMVEVEDVGNSLDASSSDLTVIKELEELPLEPENEKILDILGETCKSELLNEETSEAERPHAQEASNVVPGKRLAEEEDALAAAQLEEDALDLDSKSAQAMARKEAKRLVVAKGETSEQTIEEEKPDSESLVVETLSDQSSKRSQGLEASSGETAEKGAGPEAKDSKEDVKKAEDKANSEESPATKESSTSEGGDQKKSPVEEDRDTKIISKDEKGRGGSGSGRNLWVSGLSSSTRATDLKNLFSKYGKVVGAKVVTNARSPGARCYGFVTMSTSEEATKCINHLHRTELHGKMISVEKAKNEPAGKKPSDKKEGETRKEKDRHHSAESKPEKSVGIKKEEKTDKKDDAKKSEKDGKDEKEGKEKDEQKAGSSDRSRASKSASRGTERTVVMDKSKGEPVISVKTSTSKERSTKSQDRKSESKEKQDILSFDKIKEQRERERQRQREREIRETERRRERERREREQRLQAIHERDERQRLQRERERLEFQRQRLDRERLERERLERERMHIEQERRREQERIQREREELRRQQEQLRYEQERRSAMRRPYDPDNRRDDPYWPGEVKRMAMDDRYHSEFSRQDRFHDFDHRDRGRYQDHCLDRRDGSRGIPDRDGQHYPDERHGGPDRHSRDSWGGYGSDRRMSEGRGIPPQNRDGRDWGDHGRKLEGHQDRSWQGNVDGGMMGRDHERWQGGDRSMPGQSGPGHVMNRGGMSGRGGFTQVGNQSQMMQSSGIQGVFAGQERTNRPTEPRFSHRY from the exons ATGGCGGAGAGTCAGTCAGCGGCCGGGCAGGGAGAATCTGCGTCCCTGGGCGGGTCTGGAGCCTCCAGTTCGGAGTCTGAAAACCGGCGGCGGTTGAGCGAGCTGCGTGTGATAGACTTGCGGGCTGAACTCAAGCGCCGCAATTTGGACAGCGGGGGAAACAAGAGCGTCCTTATGGAGCGCCTCAGGAAG GCTAttgaggaggaaggggggaatcCTGATGAAATTCCAGTGGTTTCAGAAAATATCATGAAGAAAACtccaaaaagaagcagcaaag GACGTAGACCAGATGAAGAGGGAGTAGAAGATAATGGCCTGGAAGAGGATTCGGGAGATGGACAG gagGATATTGAAGCAAGTTTGGATAACTTGCAGGATATTGACATGATGGATATTAGTGTGTTAGATGAAGCTGAAATAGATAATGGCAATGCGGTAGATTGCGGAGAGGATTACAGTGCTGATAATATTCTTGACTCACTGTCTGATAgtaaagaaaatgctgatgcaGAATTGAAAGAACTTCCAGATCAGCCTACAGAATATGCTGTAGGTAACTTGGAGGCATCCCCacaattttcagaaattaaagaagAATCAAGAGAAATACCAGTAGTGATG GTAGAGGTTGAAGATGTTGGAAACAGTTTAGATGCTTCTTCATCTGATTTAACAGTAATAAAG GAACTTGAAGAGTTACCTCTGGAACCAG aaaatgagaaaatactcGACATTTTGGGGGAAACTTGTAAATCTGAACTACTTAACGAAGAAACTTCTGAAGCGGAGCGGCCACATGCACAGGAAGCAAGTAACGTGGTGCCAGGCAAGAGGCTAGCAGAGGAAGAGGACGCTCTTGCTGCCGCTCAGTTGGAGGAAGATGCTTTAGATTTGGACAGCAAATCGGCACAAGCTATggcaaggaaggaagcaaagcGTTTAGTTGTAGCAAAAGGGGAGACAAGTGAACAGACAATAGAGGAAGAGAAACCGGACTCTGAATCTTTAGTAGTAGAGACCCTAAGCGATCAGAGTAGCAAACGCTCCCAAGGCCTGGAAGCCTCTAGTggggaaacagcagaaaaaggcGCAGGTCCCGAAGCCAAAGATAGCAAAGAAGATgtcaagaaagcagaagacaaagctAATTCTGAGGAATCCCCTGCTACTAAAGAGTCCTCAACCAGTGAGGGTGGTGATCAGAaaaagag CCCTGTCGAGGAGGACAGAGACACAAAGATAATCTCAAAAGACGAGAAAG GCCGTGGGGGTAGTGGTTCTGGCAGAAATTTGTGGGTTAGTGGACTTTCATCCTCCACAAGAGCTACAGACTTGAAGAATCTTTTCAGCAAGTACGGAAAG gttGTTGGTGCGAAAGTAGTGACAAATGCTCGCAGTCCTGGTGCTCGCTGTTATGGCTTTGTTACAATGTCAACATCTGAAGAAGCCACTAAGTGTATTAATCATCTCCACAGAACAGAGCTGCATGGAAAAatgatttctgtggaaaag GCAAAAAATGAACCAGCTGGGAAAAAGCCTTCAGACAAAAAAGAAGGtgaaacaaggaaggaaaaagacaggCATCATTCTGCAGAGTCCAAACCTGAGAA GTCTGTTGGTATTAAGAAGGAGGAGAAGACTGACAAAAAAGATGATGctaagaaatcagaaaaagatggaaaagatgagaaagaaggaaaagagaaagatgaaCAAAAGGCTGGATCCTCTGATAGATCTCGGGCAAGCAAATCGG CGAGTCGAGGAACTGAAAGGACAGTGGTAATGGATAAATCTAAAGGAGAACCAGTTATTAGTGTGAAAACTTCTACTTCAAAGGAGAGA AGTACAAAAAGTCAGGATCGCAAATCTgagagcaaagaaaagcaagatatTTTATCATTTGATAAAATCAAAGAACAGCGAGAACGTGAACGACAGAGACAGAGGGAGCGAGAAATCAGGGAAACGGAAAGACGCCG agagagagagaggcgaGAACGAGAACAACGGCTTCAAGCTATTCATGAGAGGGATGAAAGACAGAGGCTCCAGAGAGAGCGGGAACGACTTGAATTTCAAAGGCAGCGTCTGGACAGAGAGCGCTTAGAGAGGGAGAGGttggagagagaaagaatgCACATAGAGCAGGAAAGGAGACGAGAACAGGAGCGAATCCAGCGAGAGAGGGAAGAGCTGCGACGTCAGCAGGAACAGCTACGCTATGAACAAGAACGGCGATCTGCCATGAGAAGGCCTTATGATCCTGACAACAG GCGAGATGACCCGTACTGGCCAGGCGAGGTGAAGCGAATGGCAATGGATGATAGGTATCATTCTGAATTTAGTCGTCAAGACCGTTTCCACGACTTTGACCACAGGGATCGTGGCCGATATCAAGATCATTGTTTGGACAG aagagATGGTTCAAGAGGAATACCAGATCGAGATGGGCAG CATTACCCAGATGAACGCCACGGAGGGCCCGATCGTCACTCCCGGGATAGTTGGGGTGGCTATGGGTCTGACAGAAGAATGAGTGAAGGGAGAGGGATACCTCCACAAAACCG agatggACGTGACTGGGGAGATCATGGTCGAAAGTTAGAGGGGCATCAAGATCGTTCATGGCAGGGAAATGTGGATGGAGGAATGATGGGACGGGATCATGAGAGATGGCAAG gTGGTGATAGAAGCATGCCTGGTCAGTCAGGACCAGGCCATGTGATGAATCGAGGAGGGATGTCGGG GCGTGGAGGCTTCACACAAGTTGGAAACCAGAGCCAGATGATGCAGAGTAGCGGAATACAAGGAGTGTTTGCAGGCCAGGAGAGAACAAACAGGCCAACTGAACCGCGTTTCAGCCACCGCTACTGA
- the LOC142049782 gene encoding scaffold attachment factor B2-like isoform X5 has translation MAESQSAAGQGESASLGGSGASSSESENRRRLSELRVIDLRAELKRRNLDSGGNKSVLMERLRKAIEEEGGNPDEIPVVSENIMKKTPKRSSKGRRPDEEGVEDNGLEEDSGDGQEDIEASLDNLQDIDMMDISVLDEAEIDNGNAVDCGEDYSADNILDSLSDSKENADAELKELPDQPTEYAVGNLEASPQFSEIKEESREIPVVMVEVEDVGNSLDASSSDLTVIKELEELPLEPENEKILDILGETCKSELLNEETSEAERPHAQEASNVVPGKRLAEEEDALAAAQLEEDALDLDSKSAQAMARKEAKRLVVAKGETSEQTIEEEKPDSESLVVETLSDQSSKRSQGLEASSGETAEKGAGPEAKDSKEDVKKAEDKANSEESPATKESSTSEGGDQKKSPVEEDRDTKIISKDEKGRGGSGSGRNLWVSGLSSSTRATDLKNLFSKYGKVVGAKVVTNARSPGARCYGFVTMSTSEEATKCINHLHRTELHGKMISVEKAKNEPAGKKPSDKKEGETRKEKDRHHSAESKPEKSVGIKKEEKTDKKDDAKKSEKDGKDEKEGKEKDEQKAGSSDRSRASKSASRGTERTVVMDKSKGEPVISVKTSTSKERSTKSQDRKSESKEKQDILSFDKIKEQRERERQRQREREIRETERRRERERREREQRLQAIHERDERQRLQRERERLEFQRQRLDRERLERERLERERMHIEQERRREQERIQREREELRRQQEQLRYEQERRSAMRRPYDPDNRRDDPYWPGEVKRMAMDDRYHSEFSRQDRFHDFDHRDRGRYQDHCLDRRDGSRGIPDRDGQHYPDERHGGPDRHSRDSWGGYGSDRRMSEGRGIPPQNRRGGFTQVGNQSQMMQSSGIQGVFAGQERTNRPTEPRFSHRY, from the exons ATGGCGGAGAGTCAGTCAGCGGCCGGGCAGGGAGAATCTGCGTCCCTGGGCGGGTCTGGAGCCTCCAGTTCGGAGTCTGAAAACCGGCGGCGGTTGAGCGAGCTGCGTGTGATAGACTTGCGGGCTGAACTCAAGCGCCGCAATTTGGACAGCGGGGGAAACAAGAGCGTCCTTATGGAGCGCCTCAGGAAG GCTAttgaggaggaaggggggaatcCTGATGAAATTCCAGTGGTTTCAGAAAATATCATGAAGAAAACtccaaaaagaagcagcaaag GACGTAGACCAGATGAAGAGGGAGTAGAAGATAATGGCCTGGAAGAGGATTCGGGAGATGGACAG gagGATATTGAAGCAAGTTTGGATAACTTGCAGGATATTGACATGATGGATATTAGTGTGTTAGATGAAGCTGAAATAGATAATGGCAATGCGGTAGATTGCGGAGAGGATTACAGTGCTGATAATATTCTTGACTCACTGTCTGATAgtaaagaaaatgctgatgcaGAATTGAAAGAACTTCCAGATCAGCCTACAGAATATGCTGTAGGTAACTTGGAGGCATCCCCacaattttcagaaattaaagaagAATCAAGAGAAATACCAGTAGTGATG GTAGAGGTTGAAGATGTTGGAAACAGTTTAGATGCTTCTTCATCTGATTTAACAGTAATAAAG GAACTTGAAGAGTTACCTCTGGAACCAG aaaatgagaaaatactcGACATTTTGGGGGAAACTTGTAAATCTGAACTACTTAACGAAGAAACTTCTGAAGCGGAGCGGCCACATGCACAGGAAGCAAGTAACGTGGTGCCAGGCAAGAGGCTAGCAGAGGAAGAGGACGCTCTTGCTGCCGCTCAGTTGGAGGAAGATGCTTTAGATTTGGACAGCAAATCGGCACAAGCTATggcaaggaaggaagcaaagcGTTTAGTTGTAGCAAAAGGGGAGACAAGTGAACAGACAATAGAGGAAGAGAAACCGGACTCTGAATCTTTAGTAGTAGAGACCCTAAGCGATCAGAGTAGCAAACGCTCCCAAGGCCTGGAAGCCTCTAGTggggaaacagcagaaaaaggcGCAGGTCCCGAAGCCAAAGATAGCAAAGAAGATgtcaagaaagcagaagacaaagctAATTCTGAGGAATCCCCTGCTACTAAAGAGTCCTCAACCAGTGAGGGTGGTGATCAGAaaaagag CCCTGTCGAGGAGGACAGAGACACAAAGATAATCTCAAAAGACGAGAAAG GCCGTGGGGGTAGTGGTTCTGGCAGAAATTTGTGGGTTAGTGGACTTTCATCCTCCACAAGAGCTACAGACTTGAAGAATCTTTTCAGCAAGTACGGAAAG gttGTTGGTGCGAAAGTAGTGACAAATGCTCGCAGTCCTGGTGCTCGCTGTTATGGCTTTGTTACAATGTCAACATCTGAAGAAGCCACTAAGTGTATTAATCATCTCCACAGAACAGAGCTGCATGGAAAAatgatttctgtggaaaag GCAAAAAATGAACCAGCTGGGAAAAAGCCTTCAGACAAAAAAGAAGGtgaaacaaggaaggaaaaagacaggCATCATTCTGCAGAGTCCAAACCTGAGAA GTCTGTTGGTATTAAGAAGGAGGAGAAGACTGACAAAAAAGATGATGctaagaaatcagaaaaagatggaaaagatgagaaagaaggaaaagagaaagatgaaCAAAAGGCTGGATCCTCTGATAGATCTCGGGCAAGCAAATCGG CGAGTCGAGGAACTGAAAGGACAGTGGTAATGGATAAATCTAAAGGAGAACCAGTTATTAGTGTGAAAACTTCTACTTCAAAGGAGAGA AGTACAAAAAGTCAGGATCGCAAATCTgagagcaaagaaaagcaagatatTTTATCATTTGATAAAATCAAAGAACAGCGAGAACGTGAACGACAGAGACAGAGGGAGCGAGAAATCAGGGAAACGGAAAGACGCCG agagagagagaggcgaGAACGAGAACAACGGCTTCAAGCTATTCATGAGAGGGATGAAAGACAGAGGCTCCAGAGAGAGCGGGAACGACTTGAATTTCAAAGGCAGCGTCTGGACAGAGAGCGCTTAGAGAGGGAGAGGttggagagagaaagaatgCACATAGAGCAGGAAAGGAGACGAGAACAGGAGCGAATCCAGCGAGAGAGGGAAGAGCTGCGACGTCAGCAGGAACAGCTACGCTATGAACAAGAACGGCGATCTGCCATGAGAAGGCCTTATGATCCTGACAACAG GCGAGATGACCCGTACTGGCCAGGCGAGGTGAAGCGAATGGCAATGGATGATAGGTATCATTCTGAATTTAGTCGTCAAGACCGTTTCCACGACTTTGACCACAGGGATCGTGGCCGATATCAAGATCATTGTTTGGACAG aagagATGGTTCAAGAGGAATACCAGATCGAGATGGGCAG CATTACCCAGATGAACGCCACGGAGGGCCCGATCGTCACTCCCGGGATAGTTGGGGTGGCTATGGGTCTGACAGAAGAATGAGTGAAGGGAGAGGGATACCTCCACAAAACCG GCGTGGAGGCTTCACACAAGTTGGAAACCAGAGCCAGATGATGCAGAGTAGCGGAATACAAGGAGTGTTTGCAGGCCAGGAGAGAACAAACAGGCCAACTGAACCGCGTTTCAGCCACCGCTACTGA
- the LOC142049782 gene encoding scaffold attachment factor B2-like isoform X3 — translation MAESQSAAGQGESASLGGSGASSSESENRRRLSELRVIDLRAELKRRNLDSGGNKSVLMERLRKAIEEEGGNPDEIPVVSENIMKKTPKRSSKGRRPDEEGVEDNGLEEDSGDGQEDIEASLDNLQDIDMMDISVLDEAEIDNGNAVDCGEDYSADNILDSLSDSKENADAELKELPDQPTEYAVGNLEASPQFSEIKEESREIPVVMVEVEDVGNSLDASSSDLTVIKELEELPLEPENEKILDILGETCKSELLNEETSEAERPHAQEASNVVPGKRLAEEEDALAAAQLEEDALDLDSKSAQAMARKEAKRLVVAKGETSEQTIEEEKPDSESLVVETLSDQSSKRSQGLEASSGETAEKGAGPEAKDSKEDVKKAEDKANSEESPATKESSTSEGGDQKKSPVEEDRDTKIISKDEKGRGGSGSGRNLWVSGLSSSTRATDLKNLFSKYGKVVGAKVVTNARSPGARCYGFVTMSTSEEATKCINHLHRTELHGKMISVEKAKNEPAGKKPSDKKEGETRKEKDRHHSAESKPEKSVGIKKEEKTDKKDDAKKSEKDGKDEKEGKEKDEQKAGSSDRSRASKSASRGTERTVVMDKSKGEPVISVKTSTSKERSTKSQDRKSESKEKQDILSFDKIKEQRERERQRQREREIRETERRRERERREREQRLQAIHERDERQRLQRERERLEFQRQRLDRERLERERLERERMHIEQERRREQERIQREREELRRQQEQLRYEQERRSAMRRPYDPDNRRDDPYWPGEVKRMAMDDRYHSEFSRQDRFHDFDHRDRGRYQDHCLDRRDGSRGIPDRDGQHYPDERHGGPDRHSRDSWGGYGSDRRMSEGRGIPPQNRDGRDWGDHGRKLEGHQDRSWQGNVDGGMMGRDHERWQGVEASHKLETRAR, via the exons ATGGCGGAGAGTCAGTCAGCGGCCGGGCAGGGAGAATCTGCGTCCCTGGGCGGGTCTGGAGCCTCCAGTTCGGAGTCTGAAAACCGGCGGCGGTTGAGCGAGCTGCGTGTGATAGACTTGCGGGCTGAACTCAAGCGCCGCAATTTGGACAGCGGGGGAAACAAGAGCGTCCTTATGGAGCGCCTCAGGAAG GCTAttgaggaggaaggggggaatcCTGATGAAATTCCAGTGGTTTCAGAAAATATCATGAAGAAAACtccaaaaagaagcagcaaag GACGTAGACCAGATGAAGAGGGAGTAGAAGATAATGGCCTGGAAGAGGATTCGGGAGATGGACAG gagGATATTGAAGCAAGTTTGGATAACTTGCAGGATATTGACATGATGGATATTAGTGTGTTAGATGAAGCTGAAATAGATAATGGCAATGCGGTAGATTGCGGAGAGGATTACAGTGCTGATAATATTCTTGACTCACTGTCTGATAgtaaagaaaatgctgatgcaGAATTGAAAGAACTTCCAGATCAGCCTACAGAATATGCTGTAGGTAACTTGGAGGCATCCCCacaattttcagaaattaaagaagAATCAAGAGAAATACCAGTAGTGATG GTAGAGGTTGAAGATGTTGGAAACAGTTTAGATGCTTCTTCATCTGATTTAACAGTAATAAAG GAACTTGAAGAGTTACCTCTGGAACCAG aaaatgagaaaatactcGACATTTTGGGGGAAACTTGTAAATCTGAACTACTTAACGAAGAAACTTCTGAAGCGGAGCGGCCACATGCACAGGAAGCAAGTAACGTGGTGCCAGGCAAGAGGCTAGCAGAGGAAGAGGACGCTCTTGCTGCCGCTCAGTTGGAGGAAGATGCTTTAGATTTGGACAGCAAATCGGCACAAGCTATggcaaggaaggaagcaaagcGTTTAGTTGTAGCAAAAGGGGAGACAAGTGAACAGACAATAGAGGAAGAGAAACCGGACTCTGAATCTTTAGTAGTAGAGACCCTAAGCGATCAGAGTAGCAAACGCTCCCAAGGCCTGGAAGCCTCTAGTggggaaacagcagaaaaaggcGCAGGTCCCGAAGCCAAAGATAGCAAAGAAGATgtcaagaaagcagaagacaaagctAATTCTGAGGAATCCCCTGCTACTAAAGAGTCCTCAACCAGTGAGGGTGGTGATCAGAaaaagag CCCTGTCGAGGAGGACAGAGACACAAAGATAATCTCAAAAGACGAGAAAG GCCGTGGGGGTAGTGGTTCTGGCAGAAATTTGTGGGTTAGTGGACTTTCATCCTCCACAAGAGCTACAGACTTGAAGAATCTTTTCAGCAAGTACGGAAAG gttGTTGGTGCGAAAGTAGTGACAAATGCTCGCAGTCCTGGTGCTCGCTGTTATGGCTTTGTTACAATGTCAACATCTGAAGAAGCCACTAAGTGTATTAATCATCTCCACAGAACAGAGCTGCATGGAAAAatgatttctgtggaaaag GCAAAAAATGAACCAGCTGGGAAAAAGCCTTCAGACAAAAAAGAAGGtgaaacaaggaaggaaaaagacaggCATCATTCTGCAGAGTCCAAACCTGAGAA GTCTGTTGGTATTAAGAAGGAGGAGAAGACTGACAAAAAAGATGATGctaagaaatcagaaaaagatggaaaagatgagaaagaaggaaaagagaaagatgaaCAAAAGGCTGGATCCTCTGATAGATCTCGGGCAAGCAAATCGG CGAGTCGAGGAACTGAAAGGACAGTGGTAATGGATAAATCTAAAGGAGAACCAGTTATTAGTGTGAAAACTTCTACTTCAAAGGAGAGA AGTACAAAAAGTCAGGATCGCAAATCTgagagcaaagaaaagcaagatatTTTATCATTTGATAAAATCAAAGAACAGCGAGAACGTGAACGACAGAGACAGAGGGAGCGAGAAATCAGGGAAACGGAAAGACGCCG agagagagagaggcgaGAACGAGAACAACGGCTTCAAGCTATTCATGAGAGGGATGAAAGACAGAGGCTCCAGAGAGAGCGGGAACGACTTGAATTTCAAAGGCAGCGTCTGGACAGAGAGCGCTTAGAGAGGGAGAGGttggagagagaaagaatgCACATAGAGCAGGAAAGGAGACGAGAACAGGAGCGAATCCAGCGAGAGAGGGAAGAGCTGCGACGTCAGCAGGAACAGCTACGCTATGAACAAGAACGGCGATCTGCCATGAGAAGGCCTTATGATCCTGACAACAG GCGAGATGACCCGTACTGGCCAGGCGAGGTGAAGCGAATGGCAATGGATGATAGGTATCATTCTGAATTTAGTCGTCAAGACCGTTTCCACGACTTTGACCACAGGGATCGTGGCCGATATCAAGATCATTGTTTGGACAG aagagATGGTTCAAGAGGAATACCAGATCGAGATGGGCAG CATTACCCAGATGAACGCCACGGAGGGCCCGATCGTCACTCCCGGGATAGTTGGGGTGGCTATGGGTCTGACAGAAGAATGAGTGAAGGGAGAGGGATACCTCCACAAAACCG agatggACGTGACTGGGGAGATCATGGTCGAAAGTTAGAGGGGCATCAAGATCGTTCATGGCAGGGAAATGTGGATGGAGGAATGATGGGACGGGATCATGAGAGATGGCAAG GCGTGGAGGCTTCACACAAGTTGGAAACCAGAGCCAGATGA